In Leptospira harrisiae, a genomic segment contains:
- a CDS encoding NAD(P)-binding domain-containing protein: MWSNLILLHSNDPIGNPLDDAGLEIWQTCQRSIAFGDRRIFPITETERFYKGYEVFHGYEAYRFLLEVVSGLRSKLFGESEIQAQFRDRFREEKVTESTFALSLLRLRDQILEHTKQIRSKYLTGIGRQTYGSIAESYLQKHKSVTLLGTGKLATSILPYLITKDKEVRIVGRNHTKLAELQKDFSITTHHWEDYIPGEEAIVIASSFLPFNWESMIESSSFILDFRQTATNNKNYQTYIPLSQILSDLHETDEQIQSVKMDLQFFLTELTREREEEQIHIMNGWEDLLV, from the coding sequence ATGTGGTCAAATCTGATTCTATTACATTCGAATGATCCCATAGGCAATCCTTTAGACGATGCAGGTTTAGAGATTTGGCAAACATGCCAAAGAAGCATTGCATTCGGCGACCGTAGAATCTTTCCCATCACGGAAACGGAACGATTTTACAAAGGATATGAAGTTTTTCACGGATATGAAGCTTATCGATTTTTGCTCGAAGTTGTTTCTGGTTTACGATCCAAACTCTTTGGAGAATCGGAAATCCAAGCACAGTTTCGCGATCGTTTCCGAGAGGAAAAAGTAACCGAGTCTACATTTGCACTTTCTCTCTTACGATTGCGAGACCAAATATTAGAACATACGAAACAAATCCGCTCCAAATACCTTACCGGTATCGGAAGACAAACTTATGGTAGTATCGCTGAATCTTATTTACAAAAACACAAATCAGTAACTTTACTTGGAACCGGAAAACTTGCCACCTCCATTCTTCCTTATCTGATTACAAAAGATAAGGAAGTTCGAATCGTTGGTCGAAACCATACAAAATTAGCCGAATTACAAAAAGATTTTTCAATCACTACTCATCATTGGGAAGACTATATACCTGGCGAAGAGGCTATTGTTATCGCATCAAGTTTTTTACCATTTAACTGGGAATCGATGATTGAGAGCTCTTCTTTCATTTTGGATTTTCGACAAACTGCAACAAACAATAAAAATTACCAAACATACATACCTCTTTCACAAATTTTAAGTGATCTGCATGAAACTGATGAACAAATTCAATCGGTAAAAATGGACTTACAATTTTTCCTTACTGAGCTGACTCGAGAACGGGAGGAAGAACAAATACATATTATGAATGGATGGGAAGATTTACTTGTCTGA
- the msrB gene encoding peptide-methionine (R)-S-oxide reductase MsrB gives MNEENWKEKLTPLQYQVTREKGTERPFTGEYYEHKEKGTYLCVCCGEALFSSNAKYDSGSGWPSYYEPVRKEVVATESDQSHGMVRTEIHCQNCGAHLGHVFPDGPKPTGLRYCVNSASLKFQKE, from the coding sequence ATGAACGAAGAAAATTGGAAAGAAAAACTCACTCCCTTACAATACCAAGTCACTCGAGAAAAAGGCACCGAACGACCGTTTACTGGAGAATACTACGAACATAAAGAGAAGGGCACATATCTTTGCGTTTGTTGTGGAGAAGCATTGTTTTCTTCAAATGCTAAGTATGATTCAGGTAGTGGTTGGCCAAGTTACTATGAACCAGTTCGTAAGGAAGTAGTGGCAACAGAATCAGACCAAAGCCATGGTATGGTTCGAACAGAAATCCATTGCCAAAACTGCGGAGCACATCTTGGTCATGTTTTCCCAGATGGTCCGAAACCAACGGGATTACGTTACTGTGTGAATTCTGCTTCTTTAAAATTTCAAAAGGAATGA
- a CDS encoding LEPBI_I1174 family sigma 54-regulated protein — MIKYQIAILFIISFGLHANPILEDSAEDILRSTRLSRIPSVIVSLEERAIVKMESNDLLSAREDLKKAIQLKHAIGMKESEGNASLLLQISKLESRLGNRCEANQYSHLAKRIALRIGVNLGAVAFERPVVPDNRKPDGCVEVSWLKE; from the coding sequence ATGATCAAATACCAAATTGCTATACTATTCATCATTTCCTTTGGTTTGCATGCAAATCCCATCTTAGAAGATTCTGCCGAAGATATCCTTCGGAGTACGAGGCTTTCTCGGATCCCATCGGTCATCGTAAGCCTGGAAGAACGTGCCATTGTTAAAATGGAGAGTAATGACTTACTCTCAGCTAGGGAAGACCTAAAAAAGGCCATACAATTAAAACACGCCATTGGAATGAAAGAGTCAGAAGGAAATGCAAGCCTCCTCTTACAGATTTCTAAGTTAGAATCTAGATTAGGGAATCGATGTGAAGCCAACCAATACTCACACTTGGCCAAACGAATCGCTCTTCGTATTGGTGTAAACCTTGGGGCAGTGGCTTTTGAACGACCCGTAGTCCCAGACAATAGAAAACCAGATGGCTGTGTCGAAGTTTCTTGGCTAAAAGAGTAA
- a CDS encoding LBF_1134 family protein — protein MKLIPLTLFFCLLFCACAGGNIKIKIKPDRSGELVLYQKKITKQTSGLPFGTGLVATGELEIRFKERAYRFKDYTHILPPGFRLIEFTEEQIHEIQLVIDTSKTSPLLLALEIDKEEINSILNEAKLRDDLLRFNTLVEFIQFEIQFPFPIKKVKFADPRTPGEWTARLDSNEKMIVNIPLHSVWANEHQLTTIQIYPDSN, from the coding sequence ATGAAACTGATACCACTAACCTTATTTTTCTGCCTATTGTTTTGTGCCTGCGCCGGTGGGAATATTAAAATAAAGATCAAACCAGATCGTTCGGGGGAATTGGTTTTGTATCAGAAAAAGATCACAAAACAAACTTCAGGATTGCCATTTGGAACGGGGCTTGTTGCAACAGGAGAACTTGAAATCCGTTTCAAGGAAAGGGCGTATCGTTTTAAAGATTATACACATATTCTTCCTCCAGGATTTCGATTGATTGAGTTTACCGAAGAGCAAATTCATGAAATCCAACTTGTGATCGATACAAGTAAAACATCTCCACTTTTGTTAGCACTTGAAATTGATAAAGAAGAAATCAATTCTATTCTCAACGAAGCAAAACTACGAGATGACTTACTTCGTTTTAATACATTAGTTGAATTTATACAATTCGAAATTCAGTTTCCATTCCCAATTAAAAAAGTAAAGTTTGCCGATCCAAGAACTCCGGGTGAGTGGACAGCAAGGTTAGATAGCAATGAAAAGATGATTGTGAATATTCCCTTACATTCAGTTTGGGCAAACGAACACCAGTTAACAACGATTCAGATATATCCTGATTCGAACTAG
- a CDS encoding precorrin-2 dehydrogenase/sirohydrochlorin ferrochelatase family protein, which produces MKLKKYPIFLNLENKNILIVGGGNACLEKLTGLEFTGAYIHVIAIEFSDEVKTFLTKYPSIKVEKRAVQEEDLNNRDIIFLGTSDPNTNQKFRAIAKGKGIWVNSVDDPKNCDFYSSSTVNVGPIQFAISTDGKFAGVSSTLRKLFEEILPEEDHEFMETVFEMRRKLKEILPDPEERRLALKEIIQNLNSKYFHKP; this is translated from the coding sequence ATGAAATTAAAAAAATATCCAATCTTTTTAAATTTAGAAAACAAAAATATTTTAATTGTGGGCGGAGGGAATGCCTGTCTTGAAAAGTTAACTGGCCTTGAGTTTACAGGAGCCTATATTCATGTCATCGCCATTGAGTTTAGTGACGAAGTAAAAACTTTTTTAACAAAATACCCTAGTATCAAAGTTGAAAAACGTGCAGTCCAAGAAGAAGATTTAAACAATCGAGATATTATTTTTTTAGGTACCAGTGACCCCAATACAAACCAAAAATTCAGAGCCATCGCAAAAGGAAAAGGAATTTGGGTTAACTCAGTCGATGATCCAAAAAATTGTGACTTTTATTCCTCTTCAACAGTCAATGTTGGCCCTATTCAATTTGCCATTTCAACTGATGGAAAGTTTGCTGGAGTATCCTCGACTCTCCGCAAACTTTTCGAAGAGATTCTACCCGAAGAAGATCATGAATTTATGGAAACAGTTTTTGAAATGAGACGAAAACTAAAAGAGATCCTTCCGGATCCGGAAGAAAGAAGACTTGCCTTAAAGGAAATCATTCAAAACTTAAATTCAAAATACTTTCATAAACCCTAG
- the cobA gene encoding uroporphyrinogen-III C-methyltransferase has translation MSSNKTEHGFVSFVSGGPGPIDLLTLRGRSRIETAEVILYDALLDPGFLDIFPEDAQILYVGKRAKEHARTQTEINNLLVEFASEGKRVVRLKGGDASIFGRLAEEISSLEEFGIPFEVIPGVSSVTAGVAELGVSLTVRGISRQIIVLDGHTILEDERSWIGMENFLGTIVILMGSKKTKELAERLIQKGIKESTPIVLAENVGRENPIYSTSTLAKTALGGILKQTNGPGILYVGEAVRPLLNRKEKLNALTLQSLFFE, from the coding sequence ATGTCCTCCAATAAGACAGAACATGGATTTGTCAGTTTTGTGAGTGGTGGCCCTGGCCCCATTGACCTTTTGACCCTCCGCGGACGGAGTCGTATCGAAACCGCCGAAGTCATTCTCTATGATGCCCTCCTCGATCCCGGCTTTTTAGACATATTTCCCGAAGATGCTCAGATTCTGTATGTGGGAAAAAGAGCAAAGGAACATGCACGCACCCAAACAGAAATCAACAACCTTCTAGTTGAATTTGCCTCTGAAGGGAAACGGGTGGTTCGATTGAAAGGGGGAGATGCCTCCATTTTCGGTAGACTGGCGGAAGAAATAAGCAGCTTGGAAGAATTTGGAATCCCCTTTGAAGTGATCCCTGGAGTGAGTTCCGTGACAGCGGGAGTCGCTGAATTAGGTGTGTCGCTTACCGTTCGTGGCATCTCAAGGCAAATCATCGTTTTGGACGGCCACACCATTTTGGAAGATGAACGCAGTTGGATCGGAATGGAGAATTTTCTCGGAACCATTGTCATTCTAATGGGAAGTAAAAAGACAAAGGAACTGGCAGAACGATTGATCCAAAAAGGAATCAAAGAATCCACTCCCATCGTCCTTGCTGAAAATGTTGGGAGAGAAAATCCCATTTATTCTACATCCACTCTCGCAAAGACTGCATTAGGTGGGATATTAAAACAAACCAATGGACCAGGAATATTATACGTAGGCGAAGCAGTAAGACCATTACTCAATCGGAAAGAAAAATTGAATGCCCTCACTCTACAGAGTTTGTTTTTCGAATGA
- a CDS encoding diflavin oxidoreductase, protein MLSDEKRNRFLQLLKESTKDEWVWMSGYLSALTQASIGGSVDVSLTPPVSIDSGTDPSHGNLKAQPIQCSVVYGTETGNSKKLGTELVKKLKELGVSAKLKSTDTYKAKDLKEEEYLFVVVSTHGDGEPPQAAKPFIQILTDTKDSLAKVKFAVLGLGDTSYPLFCQTGEDVDSMLAKLGAERIQPLGKCDVDFEAVSKPWMSELISKLNAHSKTATTQSAKPGQNQTTKPTSGGKVVYEGTVITNIVLNDIGASKSTRHIEIKTSVPIDYLPGDSAGFLAYNRDEEVNRILSLLKTDRETRVTYKGETWMAYDLFRKKVSVRFLPDRVIQKYAGLIGKEINLGKLDLDVLLTLNPSEKLIELQSLVDILEPIVPRYYSIASSPSSHGEEEVHLTVAEVEIETFTGIKTGFCSGYLAELKEGDIVPFFIQRNHSFRLPSPDTDIIMIGPGTGIAPFRSFLFEREQNSGNGKNWLFFGERNFVSDFYYQTELLELMDTGVLHKLNTAFSRDTKQKVYVQDRMGENAAELLKWIENGAVIYLCGSKDPMSKDVDRKLIEILSERTFETGKEASDYLKELEEAGRYIKDVY, encoded by the coding sequence ATGCTATCCGATGAGAAACGCAATCGATTTTTACAGTTACTGAAGGAATCCACAAAAGATGAATGGGTGTGGATGTCAGGGTATTTGTCTGCTCTCACGCAGGCAAGCATTGGTGGAAGTGTGGATGTTTCTCTCACACCTCCAGTGAGTATTGATTCGGGAACAGACCCTTCACACGGAAATTTAAAAGCCCAGCCGATCCAATGTAGCGTTGTGTACGGAACAGAAACTGGTAACTCTAAGAAATTAGGAACAGAACTTGTCAAAAAATTAAAAGAGCTGGGTGTCTCTGCAAAGTTAAAAAGCACTGATACTTACAAAGCCAAAGACTTGAAGGAAGAGGAGTATTTGTTTGTAGTAGTCTCCACACATGGAGACGGAGAACCGCCACAGGCTGCGAAACCTTTTATCCAAATTTTAACTGATACCAAAGATTCTTTAGCAAAGGTTAAATTCGCTGTGCTAGGGTTAGGTGATACAAGTTACCCACTTTTTTGTCAAACAGGTGAAGACGTTGATTCTATGTTGGCAAAATTAGGTGCAGAACGTATCCAACCATTAGGCAAATGTGATGTAGATTTTGAGGCAGTTTCAAAACCTTGGATGAGTGAACTGATTTCGAAACTCAATGCTCATTCAAAAACAGCCACCACTCAAAGTGCAAAACCAGGACAAAACCAAACTACAAAACCTACATCCGGTGGTAAGGTTGTGTACGAAGGTACTGTGATTACTAATATTGTATTAAATGATATTGGTGCCAGTAAATCCACAAGACATATAGAAATCAAAACGTCAGTGCCAATTGATTATCTTCCCGGAGACAGTGCAGGATTTCTTGCATACAATCGGGATGAAGAAGTAAATCGAATATTATCTTTATTGAAAACAGACCGTGAAACGCGTGTTACCTATAAAGGGGAAACATGGATGGCTTATGATTTATTTCGTAAAAAAGTATCGGTTCGTTTTTTACCAGATCGGGTGATTCAAAAATATGCAGGACTCATTGGAAAAGAAATAAATCTAGGGAAATTGGATTTAGATGTTTTGTTAACATTAAATCCATCTGAAAAGTTAATAGAACTTCAATCCTTAGTTGATATTTTAGAACCAATAGTTCCCAGGTATTATTCCATCGCATCTAGTCCTTCATCACATGGGGAAGAGGAAGTCCACCTAACTGTAGCGGAAGTTGAAATTGAAACCTTTACCGGAATCAAAACAGGTTTTTGTTCTGGTTATTTAGCAGAATTAAAAGAAGGTGATATTGTTCCTTTTTTCATTCAAAGAAATCATTCTTTCCGTCTTCCAAGTCCAGATACAGACATCATCATGATTGGGCCAGGGACTGGGATTGCTCCTTTCCGAAGTTTTTTATTTGAAAGAGAACAAAATTCTGGGAACGGGAAAAATTGGTTATTTTTTGGAGAACGAAACTTTGTCTCTGATTTTTACTACCAAACAGAACTTTTGGAACTGATGGATACGGGCGTCTTACATAAGTTAAATACTGCTTTTTCTCGTGATACAAAACAGAAAGTATATGTACAAGATCGGATGGGCGAAAATGCTGCAGAACTTTTGAAGTGGATTGAGAATGGCGCTGTGATTTATCTTTGTGGTTCCAAAGATCCAATGAGTAAAGATGTCGACCGCAAACTCATTGAGATTTTATCCGAAAGAACATTTGAAACAGGAAAAGAAGCTTCCGATTATCTAAAAGAATTAGAAGAAGCCGGTCGCTACATTAAAGACGTTTACTGA
- a CDS encoding NADPH-dependent assimilatory sulfite reductase hemoprotein subunit — MAEQKKETIAEKVKRLSRGLRGSLSLSLKDEHTGSLRSDDQLLLKFHGMYQQDDRDRREERAAKKLERLYSFMIRLRIPGGMIGPVHWEALHNVAGENSTGTIKITTRQTVQLHGILKSKIKPTIKAFDSVFLDSIAACGDVNRNVTCTSNPATSPLHKEVFGYAGEISRSLLPKTRAYYEIWLDENLLAEKEEPEDPLYKDVYLPRKFKIAIAIPPYNDVDLFTNDIGLIAIIENGQLLGFNVAVGGGLGTTHGNPDTYPRVGTVFGFIPKKDILKVVYEIVTVQRDFGNREDRKLSRLKYTLDRLGVEFYKREVEKRVGISFEPAKDYQFTQRSDDFGWRQDVAGNWHYTVFVENGRVCDEHGYNLKTALLEVSKTRRATFRFTCNQNLILSDIFPKDKDLIESILVKFGIHRKTSEISQIRKNSIACVALNTCSLALAEGQRYLPSLIDKIEPILGKHGLADEPVSIRMTGCPNGCARPYISEIGLVGTSYGKYNLHLGADAEGYRLNRKYKEDLDEAAILSELDGLFGRFAKERNSKESFGDYINRIGILN; from the coding sequence ATGGCAGAACAGAAAAAAGAAACTATAGCAGAAAAAGTAAAACGCCTAAGTCGTGGTTTAAGAGGATCGTTATCTTTAAGTTTGAAAGATGAACATACAGGGTCTTTACGTTCTGATGACCAACTACTGTTAAAATTTCATGGAATGTACCAACAAGATGATAGAGATCGTAGAGAAGAACGAGCGGCTAAAAAATTAGAACGTTTGTATTCATTTATGATTCGGCTACGGATTCCTGGTGGAATGATTGGGCCTGTGCATTGGGAAGCTTTACACAATGTGGCAGGGGAAAATTCAACAGGAACTATCAAAATCACGACTCGCCAAACAGTCCAACTCCATGGAATTTTAAAATCAAAAATCAAACCAACGATCAAAGCCTTTGATTCTGTTTTTTTAGATTCAATTGCTGCCTGCGGTGATGTAAATCGTAATGTAACGTGTACTTCCAATCCAGCAACAAGTCCATTACACAAAGAAGTGTTTGGTTACGCAGGTGAAATCAGCAGATCATTATTACCAAAAACAAGAGCCTATTACGAAATTTGGCTGGATGAAAATCTTTTAGCAGAAAAAGAAGAACCAGAAGATCCATTATATAAAGATGTGTATCTTCCGCGTAAGTTTAAAATTGCGATTGCGATCCCACCTTATAACGATGTAGATCTTTTTACGAACGATATTGGACTCATTGCGATCATTGAAAATGGGCAACTTCTCGGTTTTAATGTAGCAGTTGGTGGGGGTCTTGGAACCACTCATGGAAATCCAGACACTTACCCAAGAGTAGGAACTGTATTTGGTTTTATACCTAAAAAAGATATCTTAAAAGTGGTATATGAAATTGTGACCGTCCAGAGAGATTTTGGAAACCGTGAGGATAGAAAATTATCAAGGTTGAAATATACTTTGGATCGTCTAGGAGTTGAATTTTATAAACGTGAAGTGGAAAAACGAGTTGGGATCAGTTTTGAACCAGCGAAGGATTACCAGTTCACACAAAGATCCGATGATTTTGGTTGGAGACAAGACGTTGCAGGTAACTGGCATTATACTGTCTTTGTTGAAAATGGTCGTGTTTGCGATGAACACGGTTATAATTTAAAAACAGCTCTTTTGGAAGTATCCAAAACGAGAAGAGCTACATTTCGATTTACTTGTAACCAAAATCTTATTTTGTCGGATATTTTTCCTAAAGATAAGGACCTCATAGAATCCATTCTTGTTAAGTTTGGAATCCATCGTAAAACAAGTGAAATTTCACAAATCCGTAAAAATTCCATAGCTTGTGTGGCATTAAACACATGTTCGCTTGCTTTGGCGGAAGGCCAGAGATACCTACCAAGTTTAATTGATAAAATTGAACCCATCCTTGGAAAACATGGACTCGCAGACGAACCTGTGTCCATTCGGATGACAGGTTGTCCCAATGGATGTGCAAGGCCATACATTTCAGAGATTGGTCTTGTTGGAACTTCTTACGGGAAATATAATTTGCACTTAGGTGCGGATGCCGAAGGATACCGACTCAATCGTAAATATAAAGAAGATTTAGATGAGGCAGCCATCTTATCTGAATTGGATGGTCTCTTTGGAAGATTCGCTAAAGAAAGAAATTCCAAAGAGTCTTTTGGAGATTATATCAATCGAATTGGAATCTTAAATTAA
- a CDS encoding bile acid:sodium symporter family protein, with protein MDINSVRLNFNKDSVYLINALIGFIMFGIALELKLQDFKHLLRNPKPAFVGLFSQYVLLPLATLLIIWVIKPHPGLALGMVLVAACPGGNMSNFFTHLAKGNLALSVSLTTFSSALAFILTPLGFFFWGNLLPVTREYLKSISVSPYEILVSVTLLLLIPLVIGILFQKLFPKLTHTVKQAVQRISVLLLGFFIIGALATNWKFFKEYIHLLFGLVFVMNLAGLSLGYYFAKLFRLPQNDRKTVAIETGIQNSSLGLAIVFNFFDGLGGMAMICAWWGIWHLIAGAAIATYWNKTTPLES; from the coding sequence ATGGATATCAATTCAGTACGTCTTAATTTCAACAAAGACTCAGTATATTTGATCAATGCACTCATTGGTTTCATTATGTTTGGAATAGCTTTGGAATTGAAACTCCAAGACTTCAAACATTTGTTACGTAATCCCAAACCTGCGTTTGTTGGTCTTTTTAGCCAATACGTTCTTTTGCCACTTGCGACTCTTCTCATCATTTGGGTGATAAAACCCCATCCAGGTCTTGCCCTTGGTATGGTACTTGTTGCCGCATGTCCAGGTGGGAACATGTCCAATTTTTTTACGCATTTAGCAAAAGGTAATTTAGCACTTTCTGTAAGCCTCACTACCTTTTCATCAGCCTTAGCATTTATCTTAACGCCACTTGGATTTTTCTTTTGGGGAAATTTACTCCCTGTGACTCGCGAGTATCTCAAATCAATTTCGGTAAGTCCCTATGAGATTTTGGTTTCAGTAACCTTACTGTTACTCATTCCACTTGTCATCGGAATTCTCTTTCAAAAACTATTTCCGAAACTCACTCATACGGTGAAACAAGCTGTACAAAGGATATCCGTATTGTTACTTGGTTTTTTTATTATAGGAGCTCTTGCCACCAATTGGAAGTTCTTTAAGGAATACATCCACCTTCTCTTCGGACTTGTGTTTGTTATGAATTTGGCAGGGCTTTCTCTTGGATATTACTTTGCCAAACTATTCCGTTTGCCACAGAACGACCGAAAGACAGTTGCGATTGAAACAGGAATTCAAAACTCAAGTCTTGGTCTTGCCATTGTTTTTAATTTCTTTGATGGGCTCGGAGGAATGGCAATGATTTGTGCTTGGTGGGGAATTTGGCACCTAATTGCTGGTGCCGCCATTGCCACTTATTGGAACAAAACGACTCCATTGGAATCTTAA
- a CDS encoding TauD/TfdA family dioxygenase, with the protein MSQSTAVKTQWIRKSFIGETKLPIVYEPSEDKELRDLTQWVQKNQKEWREDLKTYGAILFRGFPVHEATDFQSILFATEEKKLGEFYLGTSPRDQVVKHVFTASELPPHYPIMQHAEMSFLDNPPKLLFFYAEKASETGGETPLTDLREIYKNIDPKIIEKIENHGIRYRRRYDGPSKKARFSLWKTKRWDEMFGTTNLEEVKKISNQNRFQLDWFGEDSLSITNEQSGFRVHPEANTIAWHNHSQTFHYQAAVSEVWKIFKKQKTLRSFGVAILLTLLTTIKRISGQESHDVHVTYGNGEEISANEMKSISDVFWKNLVAIPWQTGDVLIIDNLSVSHGRLPFTGPRRILVGWSD; encoded by the coding sequence ATGAGCCAATCAACTGCTGTTAAAACACAATGGATCCGCAAATCATTCATCGGGGAGACGAAACTTCCCATTGTTTACGAACCTTCTGAAGATAAGGAATTACGAGACCTAACGCAGTGGGTTCAAAAAAACCAAAAGGAATGGCGAGAGGATCTCAAAACCTACGGTGCAATTCTCTTTCGTGGTTTTCCTGTGCATGAAGCAACCGACTTCCAATCCATTCTGTTTGCGACCGAAGAAAAAAAATTGGGGGAATTTTATTTAGGAACTTCTCCGCGGGACCAAGTCGTCAAACATGTGTTTACTGCAAGTGAACTTCCCCCGCACTACCCAATCATGCAACATGCTGAGATGAGTTTTCTAGACAATCCTCCTAAACTTTTATTTTTTTATGCAGAAAAAGCTTCAGAAACTGGTGGAGAAACTCCTCTCACGGATCTTCGAGAAATTTATAAAAATATAGATCCAAAAATAATAGAAAAAATAGAGAACCACGGAATTCGTTATAGAAGGCGTTACGATGGCCCATCCAAAAAAGCCAGGTTCTCCCTATGGAAAACGAAACGTTGGGATGAAATGTTTGGTACTACAAACTTAGAAGAAGTAAAAAAAATTTCTAATCAAAATAGATTTCAATTGGATTGGTTTGGAGAGGATTCCTTAAGCATAACCAATGAACAATCAGGATTTCGAGTTCATCCAGAAGCAAATACAATCGCTTGGCATAACCATTCACAAACTTTTCATTACCAAGCTGCCGTCAGTGAAGTATGGAAAATTTTTAAAAAACAAAAAACACTGCGTTCTTTTGGTGTGGCAATACTACTCACCCTCCTGACAACCATCAAAAGAATTTCAGGTCAAGAGTCACATGATGTGCATGTAACTTATGGAAATGGTGAAGAAATCTCGGCAAATGAAATGAAATCTATATCAGATGTATTTTGGAAAAATCTAGTAGCCATTCCTTGGCAAACAGGAGATGTCCTTATCATCGATAATCTTTCTGTTTCTCATGGTAGGCTTCCTTTTACTGGACCAAGACGAATTCTTGTAGGATGGTCAGATTAA
- a CDS encoding sulfate adenylyltransferase subunit 1 — protein MDILRFITAGSVDDGKSTLIGRLLYDSKSIFQDQLEAIEKAGQVNGQINLALLTDGLKAEREQGITIDVAYKYFSTPKRKFIIADAPGHVQYTRNMVTGASNSDLAIILIDARKGVIEQTYRHSYIVSLLRIPYVVVCVNKMDLVDFSEEVFLNIQKQYLEFAKDLDLKSIHFLPISALNGDNVVDLSTSMPWWKGKSLLGFLEGIEIHTEEESPAPRFPVQNIIRPQTTEYHDYRGYAGQIRSGHFSVGDSITVLPSGLKSKIKAIDTYAGSINTAYAPMSVAIRLEDEIDVSRGDMLVVTGQEPTTSQDLEAHICWMDQKAMTPGSKYLLRQTTNAVKASIRSLEYRVETSTHEKKEQTSLGLNEIGKVTIRTAKPVAYDPYSKIRGTGSFILVDEGTNQTVAAGMLL, from the coding sequence ATGGATATTTTACGTTTTATTACAGCAGGTAGTGTGGATGATGGGAAATCAACTCTCATCGGACGATTGTTATACGATAGTAAATCAATTTTTCAAGACCAATTAGAAGCCATTGAAAAAGCAGGACAGGTAAATGGTCAAATCAACCTAGCCCTGCTTACAGATGGATTAAAAGCGGAAAGAGAACAAGGAATTACTATCGACGTTGCTTATAAGTATTTTTCAACTCCAAAAAGAAAGTTTATCATTGCCGATGCACCGGGCCATGTCCAATACACAAGAAATATGGTAACAGGAGCCTCTAACTCGGATCTTGCGATCATTTTAATTGATGCGAGAAAAGGTGTGATCGAACAAACCTATCGCCATTCCTACATTGTCTCTCTACTTCGTATTCCCTATGTAGTCGTATGTGTAAACAAAATGGATTTAGTGGATTTTTCGGAAGAAGTATTTTTAAATATCCAAAAACAATATTTGGAATTTGCCAAAGACCTAGACCTAAAATCCATCCACTTCCTTCCTATCTCAGCACTGAACGGGGACAATGTGGTGGATTTATCAACGTCCATGCCATGGTGGAAAGGAAAATCCCTTCTCGGATTTTTAGAAGGAATCGAAATCCATACAGAAGAAGAATCCCCAGCACCTAGATTTCCTGTCCAAAATATAATTCGTCCTCAAACAACAGAATACCATGATTACAGAGGTTATGCGGGACAAATCCGTAGCGGCCACTTTTCAGTTGGTGATTCCATTACGGTTTTACCAAGTGGACTTAAGTCCAAAATCAAAGCCATTGATACCTATGCCGGTTCTATTAACACGGCGTATGCCCCAATGTCTGTGGCCATTCGATTGGAAGATGAAATTGATGTGAGTCGAGGAGATATGCTTGTTGTCACAGGGCAAGAACCAACCACCTCACAAGATTTGGAAGCCCATATCTGTTGGATGGACCAAAAAGCCATGACACCAGGTTCGAAGTACTTGCTGCGCCAAACCACGAATGCAGTGAAAGCATCCATTCGTTCTTTGGAATACCGAGTGGAAACAAGCACCCATGAAAAAAAGGAACAGACAAGTCTCGGACTCAATGAAATTGGAAAAGTGACCATCCGAACGGCAAAACCCGTGGCCTACGATCCTTATTCCAAAATCCGAGGGACAGGTAGTTTCATTTTAGTGGATGAAGGTACCAACCAAACTGTGGCAGCTGGAATGCTATTGTAG